ATAACAACAGGCCCGACCAGCCGATGAATACGAAGCGATCACGCTTGAGCCAGTCATCGAGGACGTCAAACCATCCTCTCTCTGCTGGGGCGCGTCCGACTGCTATGGTCATTACGCGAATCTCCAATGGGGATATAAGTACAGCGGTTGTCCGTTTGCTCGCTTGACTTGGACACGTGTCTGGTTCTATCAGAAAACCAGTCGCAACCAAAGTGAACTTTACGTTTCTTTACCGTGCTTCTCATTATAAAAGTAAGTTTCCTAATTTTGCACCCCTGACTTGAGATTATTTGCGTCAAAGTTCAGCATCTGCCTTAGGGAGGTTTTATATCTAAAGTCGAAATTAAAATTAAGTTACTGCGGATGAGGGATGGGTGCCGACGCAGCGGAAAGACGATAAAACTGAGATACTAAGAATTGGTACTCCACTTAACTTTTGATGCCTCATGTTCATCATTGACTTGTCTTTAAAGCTCACCCCCATGCCGATCTCGGTGCAACGTAAGTCAGCTGAGGACGCCGAGGCTGTGTACCAGCAAGTTCTCGAAGCGATGCGAACCGGCAACCCTCAAATATTAGAACTGACCTGCGAACAGGTGCCTGAGAAAAAAATCAGCCTACTCAGCAGTGAAATTTGTTCGGTTCAGATGTATCAGAAATCCAGTACAGCCGCCGCTTCAGGCAGAGCACCCGGTTTTGCAGGTATCTTGGGCGAATGAGCGCAGGTGCTGAGGGGGCTGCCGGCAACATGGCCATTACAGTACGGCATCTGTGCTTTAAATGGCCAAAAGGAGAGGAGGTTCTCAAAACCTGTTCCCTGGATGTACCCAAAGGCGAATTTTGGATGCTTTTAGGCACCAACGGCAGTGGGAAATCAACGTTGTTGAGATTGCTTGCCGGCCTGTTGCTTCCTCAAACTGGCAAAATTGGCATCGCAGGGCCGGTCGGTTTTGTCTTCCAAAACCCAGATCATCAGCTAGTGATGCCCAGTGTAGGCGCAGATGTGGCTTTTGGGCTGGTGGAGGAAAAGCTATCCCTGGAACAGATCCAAAGGCGGGTGGCAGAGGCGTTGACTGCAGTGAATTTACAGATGCTGCAACGACGCCCTATTTACGCCCTGAGTGGTGGCCAAAAACAGCGAGTGGCAATTGCCGGCGCAATCGCACGGCATTGCGAAGTCTTATTATTAGATGAACCCACCGCTTTACTCGATCCGGACAGCCAGCTAGACCTAGTGGCCCAAGTGCGGGCTTTAGTGAAAAGCCGGGGATTAACCGCCCTTTGGGTCACACACCGGCTTGATGAGCTGAACTATTGTGATGGAGCCTTCCTGCTAGAAAATGGCCAAGTCGTTGATCGTGGCGATCCGGGCCGGCTAAAGCAGCGCCTGATGCAAACTCAGATAGAAGAGGCTTAGGAGTTGATTCAGAATTCCTCAGCTATCGCCAGTGAAACCCTCGCACGATCTGCCGGCAGATCGTGCGACAATAAAGCGATACCTATATAATTTCGGTGAATCTGGGAAATAACCTCAGAGATAGCACCTTTTCCCGTTGAGGGAATAGATAACGACTTCGCACTTTTGCCCATATTCCTATTCTTTCGTTTGCAGACTTACCTTGCTGGCCCAACTGAAACGAATTAGAGAAATCATTGATCGTTGGTGGTCGGAATTCACACTGCGAACCCGACTGATGGCTGCCGCAACCTTAGTGTTTTCCTTAGTGATGAGCGGCCTAACCTTCTGGGCTGTCAATACCATTCAGCACGATGCCCGTCTGAATGACACCCGCTTTGGGAGCGATTTAGGTCTGCTTCTGGCTGCGAATGTTGCCCCACTGATCGCAGAAAACAATCGCACCGAAGTTGCCAAATTTTCTCACCGATTTTACAGCAGCACCTCTAGTGTGCGCTATATGCTTTACGCCGACGACGAAGGCAATATCTTCCTCGGAATTCCCTTTTCCGAAACAGAAGTGCAAAACTCCTTAACGATTCGCCGGCGAATTCAATTGCCAGAAAACTACGCAACCAATTCAGAACGCCCCCTCGTGCGGCAGCACCGGACGCCGGACGGAGAGGTGACAGATATCTTTGTTCCTCTCACCCATGAGGGCAATTATCTCGGAGTTTTGGCGATTGGGATTAACCCTAATCCCACTTTAGCCAGGTACTCGAATCTGACGCGAGATTTCACAATAGCGGTATTTGTGTCGATCTGGGTGATGGTAATTTTAGGGGCAGTGTTTAACGCACTCACGATCACTAAACCGATTAAAGAACTGCTCAAAGGAGTGACAAACATTACCGCCGGCAACTTCAAGCAGCGAATTGATTTGCCTTTAGGGGGAGAACTTGGCGAACTGATTGTCAGCTTTAATGAAATGGCAGAGCGGCTGGAGCGTTATGAAGAGCAAAATATTGAAGAGCTGACCGCTGAAAAGGCCAAATTAGAAACCTTGGTTTCCACCATTGCAGATGGAGCGGTGCTGCTTGACACGAACTTACAAGTCATTTTAGTGAATCCCACAGCACGGCGGATTTTTGGCTGGGAAGGTCAAAATTTAGCCGGCGAAAATATTCTGCATCACTTGCCCATGTCGGTGCAAGTAGAACTGACACGACCCCTGTATAAAATTGTCAGAGGCGAACGTGAGGGGGCGGAGTTTCGCATTACCCTTTCTGAACCGACAGAACGCACCGTCCGCATTTTGCTGACAACGGTTCTCGATCAGTACCGCGAAAGCATTAAAGGTATTGCGATGACCGTGCAAGATATTACTCGGGAGGTAGAACTGAATGAGGCAAAGAGCCAGTTTATCAGCAATGTCTCCCACGAACTGAGAACTCCCCTGTTTAACATCAAATCTTTTATCGAAACCCTGCATGAGTTTGGGGAGGATTTAAGTGAGGAACAGCGCCGGGAGTTTTTGGAAACGGCAAATAACGAAACCGATCGGCTCACCCGCCTGGTTAACGATGTTTTGGATCTCTCACGGCTGGAATCTTGCCGGATCTATCACTTAGAAGCGGTTGATATCGCCCAGCCGGTGGAACAGACCCTGCGTACCTACCAGCTAAATGCACGGGATAAAGGAATTGAACTGATCCAAGAGATTCAGCCTGATTTGCCTCAAGTGTTGGGTCATTACGATTTGCTGCTGCAAGTCTTTGCTAATTTGGTCGGCAATGCTTTGAAATTCACTGAAACCGGCGGGCGGGTGGCTATTCGCGCTTATGTGCTAGATGGGCCATCGCCCAATGCTCATTTCTTGCCGGCAGCCGATGAAGAACATAAGACAAACGACAAAGCGCAAATCGTGCGAATTGAAATTTCGGATACCGGCATCGGCATTGATCCAGAAGATCAAGAAGCAATTTTTGATCGCTTCTTCCGGGTAGAAAATCGGGTTCACACCTTAGAAGGCACGGGTTTGGGTTTATCCATTGTCAGAAATATTATTGACAAACACCACACAACTGTAAACTTGGTGAGTGAAGTGGGCGTAGGAACAACTTTCTGGTTTGATCTCAACGTGTTTCAAGAAGCCGCCGCGCCGGTGGAAAAAGTGCGAGTCGAGCCGGCATCTGAAGTAGACGCGAATTCTGCCATTGCCAGGGTGCTTTAACAATTCGCTGAAATTAACGACGAGCCAGCGCTAGCGCTAAACTGACGATCCCTAACGCCAGTAACAGCAGCCAAGCTGAATTGCGCTGTAGCCATGCTGTTACCGACCCCTGTTGGCTGCCGGCATAACGATTGACAGGCATTTCTAAGGGCATAGAACGGTCATGGTAGAGGGTGCAAGTCTTGGCGTAGGGGCGTTGCGGGAATGTGCAGGTGTCGTCGTCGTGATAAATGCAACTGTCACAGAGAAATTCATCTTTGCCGGCCCGATACAAGGGGATACCAGGGTGGCCATAAGCTTTCAGAGGAGTGCGGCAGTTGGGACAGGCAACAGCTTGGGCTTCAACGGATTGATGGCAGCGGGGACATAGCATTGATAATACAAAGGAAATCTCGCTTCCTTGATATTTTGACAGAATAGAAATATGGCTGGCAGGGTTGAGATTTTACCCGAAGGCTTGATGGCCGCATTTTAGCTGCCCTTTTTGATTAAGCGATAGGAAGACAGCATGAATAGCAACGATCTGCTCAAGCAACTGCTCATGATTGGTATCGGTACGACCTCCTTAGTGACAGAAAAAATCCGGGAAGTAAGTGAGGAGTGGGTAAAAGACGGCAAACTCAATTCCGATCAAGCCAAGAAGTTTGCTGACGATCTGATGCAGCAGCTCAAATCAGACCCCGGAAATTGGGAGGTGCAGATGCAGCGACAGTTGCGGAATGCGCTGCAAGATTTAGGGGTTCCTCGTCAATCAGAAATGGATGAGCTGCGGGGACGCCTTGACCGGCTAGAACGTCAGGTGCGTGATCTGGAAAACAAGCTCTGGCGTTAAGTTGTTTAAGCTTGATCGGGCTTCTCCATCTGAAGCCCAATCCATGATTATGGCCTCACAGGAAACCGCCTCTATTGCAAATAAACACAGATCGAGCATTGCTGTTCATCTGTGTTTATTCGTGAACGCATCTAAAAATGTCCGTTGGGCCGAAGTTTAATGTAAATCTTCTTCCCAAACAGCAATATAGATGCGGTCGCTCTCATTTCGCTGAATTACGCCTTCCAAGCCGCCGCTGGCAAAGGAATATTGACTCCACTGACGCTGCTGCACGCGTTGCAGTGCTTGTTGAACATCCTCACTCGCCCTGCCGCCGGTCATCCCATTTAACGTTGCCAGCATTTGCTCTGGTGGGATTGACTGGGCAAAGGAAACTTCTGTTTGGCGCAACCGGCGAGAATCCCGGTCAACAATAAAGCCTAAACCAATCTGATTTGGCTCCAACTCATAGAGAACCGATTCAGTATTGGGCCAATAGCCAGTGGCGACTCTAGTGGGTGTGCCGAAAGTTTGCGTCACTGCCCGTTCTGGTGTCCCTGGCGAAAATCCGGGCACACGAACATCACCGGCAGCAATATTCGTAGGATTTTCTGCTCTAGGTGGAGTGGCTGCGGGGGGACGAGACGGTGCCGGTGCAGGTATTTGTTCGACCGGCGTCGGGGAAGCGGAGGGGGCGGCTGTCGGAAATTCAGAGGGTTCAGGGTCTGGCTGTTCGGCTGCCGGCGGCACCGATGGAGAGTCTGCGGGTGTTGGTGTTACAGATGCCGGTGGCACCGATTGAGTGGGAGAGGGAACTGAACGAGTAGGGACAGGTGTCGGTGAACGAGTGGCAACAGGTGCCGGCGGATTGGGAACCGATGCCGGTCGGGACTGTTGGGCAACCGGATCGTTCGGTGCCGGGGATCGCAGCGCATTACGGATCAGTGCAATCGCAACGGCAACAGATGTTCCAAGTAAACCGCCAATAATCAGCGCTTTTAACCACGCATTATTAGAAGCAGCGGGGCGTGGGGCAGGAGGACGAACAACGCCTCCGGGCGACACTGCTACCGTCTCGCTTGATGACAATGCTGATTCAGGGGCAGCTTGCAGCGCCGCTTGCATTTCTTGGGCCGTGGTGTAGCGCTGGGAGGAATGAGAGTGAATTGCCTTATCCAGCACAGTAGCCAAAGCAGGACTAATATTGGGAGCATTATGACGCCAAATAATCTCACCCGTTTGCGGATCGCTTTGCAACTGTTGGGGAGTTTTGCCGGTGAGCAGATAAATCCCTGTCAGCCCCAGACTATATAGATCGCTGGAATAAGTCGGTCTGCCGGCAGCTTGCTCAGAAGGCATAAAACCAGGCGTTCCCACAACCACTGACTGAGTGGGATTACCTTGAGTATTGAGGGCAGTGGCCATAGATTCCTTCACCGCGCCGAAATCAATCAACACCGGCAAGCCATCCCGCTGCCGCATGATGATGTTATCCGGCTTAATATCCCGATGCACCATCCGGTTGCGATGCACATAATCCAAAACCGGCAAAATCTTTACAAGGATTTCCCTAACAGCATTTTCGTTGACGCGGCCTTCTGCGGCCACCTTTTGCGTCAGGGTTTGACCCTCGATGAATTCCTGCACTAAGAAAAATTTGCCCGCTTCCTCAAAGTAGGCATACAACCGGGGAATTTGGTTGTTGCCCTCGCCCAGAGTTTCCAGAATGGCCGCTTCTCGCTTAAATCGCTCTTGCACCAGCTGGTACATCTGGGGATCGTTAATGATCGGTTTGAGCTGCTTAATCACACACCGGCGTGCGGAAGGCGTGTGAGTGTCTTCGGCCAAAAAGGTTTCGCCAAAGCCGCCGGTGGCCAGCGACCGAAGAATGCGATAGCGATTGCCTATCAGGGTCGAACTCATAGAAATTTGGGTAGCCTATGCCTCAATTGTAGAGACATTTAGCTTACACCCATTGCAACCTTAAAAAATTGAATTCCAGAAATGAGACTATTTAAATAAGCGGCCTCATCCATAAAACCTTTTTCTCATAAGTTCTTGCAATAGCAAAACAAGTCAGGCAGCGAGCAATTGTTAAGATTAAAAAAGATATGCCAAAACGGCAACAAATTTAATTGTTTTTACGCTAATCTCTTGAGTCAAGAGTTTAATTAAACCTAAAATACATCGGCGAATTAATTCGCTGGCTTTCTGTTTTGTAACCTGCTAAAAATTCTGAATGGCATTAGCGCCGACGCGGCATAAGCTGGAATCGGCGAGAGCGCTTTGCTATCAATTTCTCATTGCGTAATTGCAATGCGTGGAGAATTAGCGGGTAGGAATTTTGTCATAAATTACATTCGAGAGGGATGACTTATGAACCCGTTAACATTGTCTAAACTGGCGGTCAAACATACTCAAAATGCAGTGGCAGAATCGGTTTACCGAAATACTGGCTACGACACTACCAAGCCAGTCACTTTTTACGGAATTATTAATGAGCATTGCAATGTGAAATGCCGGCAGTGTGAATATTGGCGGCTCAAGAATTACAAAAACGAAATGAGCATCGAAGAATGGAAAAATGCCCTATTGAGCATCAAAGCCTTTGTGGGTGAGTTTTCTATAAACTTTAGTGGTGGCGAACCTTTTATTAAAAAAGGATTTATAGATTTGCTTGCCTTTTGCGGCGAGAATGGCATCCACAGCGGCGTGACAACGAACGGCTCGTGCATGACGAAGGAAAATGCAGAGAAAACTGTAGCAGCGCGGCCTTTTAATGTCAATTTTTCAGTCGATGGCCCTAATGCAGAACTTCATGATTACCTTCGCGGTTATCCAGGACTATTTGCCAAGCTTTCTAACGGTATTAAATATCTGCGCGAAGAGTGTGACAAACAGGGCGTGAAGTTTCCGATTACTGTCAAACCGACGATTAATAAATTAAATTTCCGTTTGTTGCCTGATATCGTTGAGTGGGCAGAAAAAATGGGAGTTACAACTGTAAACTTCCAGCCGGTTAATCGGTGGACACAAGAAACTTATGAAGAACTGTGGGTTGAACAAGAAGATCAAGAAGAATTCGCCAAAGTTATTGAGCGCCTGATTGAAATGAAGAAAAACGGCGCACCCATTATGAATAGTGATGAAATCTTGCGCCTCATGCTACCCCATTTCCGTGAAGAAAAAGCGCCGGCGGAAAATATGCCTTGTCGGGTGGGACTTCGCAATTACTGGATTGAAACTGATGGAAATGTGAAATTGTGTAATGACTATCCCGTAATTGGCAATGTCAAAAACGAAAGTGCCAAAGAAATATGGTATGGCGAAAAAGCGCAGAACATTCGCCAGCAAACTTTGGCTTGTGGGAAACTTTGCCTGATTACCTGCGTCTCACAAAAAACTCTTATGGACAAAGTTAAGATGGGGCTGAAACTTCTGCATAACTGAGAAAAAAGCAGATTTTTGGAAAGTTGGCCGGTTCAAGACTCTTCACTTCTTGCAAAAACTATAAAAAATCACAGAAAAGAAGCACATCAAATGTTGATGTTTATCTGTGGTGAATAAAAATAATTTTTGCAAGAAGAGCAAGCAAAACTCAGGATTCGTTGATCAATCCAACCTGCGAGGTTTAAAAAGTTAAGCAAGAGAAAGAAAAATTGATAAATTGCTGCTACTTTAAATCGAGCAAACCGCTGTCTTTGAGTTTGGGGTTAAAGCGAACTTCTGTTTGCAAGCCACGGGTTGCAAGGGAAGCTAGAATGCCGGCTTCAACCCGTCTAGCGGCTTTTTTCAACACTTTTGACTGCTCCATTTCCTGACCGGCAGCCTTTTCGTAACTCGCCTGTTCTTCAGAAGTCATCAGGCTTTTCACATCAATCGGCTGAGTCCATTTCACTTCATCAGCTCCATTGCCTGCCGGTGTGCCCCCATTTTCAGCTATCCAAGATTCACGGATATTTTCTAAAATGGTGCGGCTAGGCCGGTCAATGGTTTGAACTTTCAGCCAGTAACAATTCTGGGGTTGGCGGACAAAGTGTTGTTTGAGGCTGAGATAAACATCACGCGAATAACCAACAAATTGCAGCACTTTTTCTGAATCAAAAATTGCGTAAACCCCAACTTTACCCTGCAAATTTTCGGGTAGTAGTCCAGCGCTATCAACGTAGGAAATGTATTCTAAACTCTGTAGAGAGGGAATGTCTGTTTCAGTGGTCATATTAATTGCTGAGTGCTGAGTTTGGAGTTTTCAGTTGGAGTAAAGTTGAAAAAGGCTTTTTTTCAAGAAGGGCCGGCATTAGGGGAATTGGATAAAGTTTTTCTATTTAATTTTGCGGTAAATCGCACAAAGCCGACTGGGTTTAAATATTTTAGCGGTGAACATAAAGTTAGGCGGAACGTTGATGATGATGTAATCTTCTGATTTGTGGTATGACTCGAATTCTGCCGGCATCCCTTTGGGGGTAGCCAAACTATAGGGAACGGGCTGAAAAAGTAATTCCGTAAATTCTATTTGTTCGCATTGCCCTTGTTGGGCGATTTGGTTGATAAAGGCTTCACCCGTTAATAAGTTAAACAGAGTTTGTTTTGCCGCAGGTTCAAGGGTAAAGCTGCTATCAAAGTTTTGAACGATTTTAAGAGCCATTTTCGGGATACTAACGAATTTGCAAGGGTGGGTTATAAAAGCGCAAAGGCAAAAATTGCCACTTCGATCAGCCTATTGGATTGTGTGCCCCCTGTCAGCTACAGGAGGAGGCGGAAAAGATTAAGAATTTTAAACGTAATAAAAGTGAATGTGGGTTGCCGGCAGTTCGGCAGAAACTCGGATGTTTCGCTTTTCGGTTGCCCCGACAATGCCGGTGAGCGGTAAAATCGAGGACATGATCGATCCAACTCCTCGTACCAAAATTCCTCCCTATACCTGGAATCGTCCCATTGGCCTCGGATGGGACAAGCCTTACACTGTTCGCTACGCCAGCAATCTTGATGATGGCCCTTGGCATGGAATGCCTTTGGGCGGCTTTGGTGCCGGCTGTATAGGCCGGTCTTCCCGTGGGGATTTTAATCTCTGGCATCTCGATGGGGGAGAACATATTTTTAACAATTTACCGGCTTGCCAGTTTAGCGTTTTTGAGGAAGCAGCCGGCAAAAAGCAAGCATTTGCCCTGTGTACCGAACCCCCGGCAGATGGTAGTCTTCCGGCGTGGCAGTGGTATCCCAAGACAAGAGGGGGAGACGGGGAGACGGGAACCGGCACTTACCATGCGCTTTATCCCCAAAGCTGGTTTGTTTATGAAGGGGTCTTTAAGGCAGAACTGACGTGTGAGCAATTTTCGCCAGTTTGGCCTGGTAATTACCAGGAAAGCAGTTATCCCCTGGCTATTTTTGAATGGACTGCCTACAATCCGACGGATGAACCAATCGTCGTCAGCATTATGCTCACTTGGCAGAATATGGTGGGTTGGTTTACCAATGCGATTAAATCGCCCCCGGTACAGGTGCGGGATGATGGCAGTCCAGTTTACGACTATCAGTCACGCTGGGGAGAAAGTGCCGGCAGTTTTAATCGCTGGGTTGAAGATCATTTCCGAGTTGGCTGCTTAATGAGCCGGCTGAGCACGAATGAGCAACCCGTGGAAGGGGAAGGACAGTTGGCGATCGCCACCGTGACTAACCCGGCTGTGGAAGTGTTTTACAATTCTCGCTGGCAATGTGCCGGCACCGGCGAGGACGTGTGGAGATACTTCGCCGATGATGGTTCCCTCTCTGATCAGGATAACGAAACACCGGCAGCCGAGGGAGAGCAAATTGGAGTCGCCCTTGCCGTTCGCTTTACCCTAAGACCTGGTAAAACCCGGAAAATTCCCTTTATCCTTGCATGGGACTTGCCGGTAACTGAATTTGGTTCAGGTGCCTGGTATTACCGGCGCTACACCGACTTTTTTGGCCGGCATGGCAAAAATGCTTGGTCAATGGTTCGCACCGCCCTCAAGCATTCAGACACTTGGAAAGAGAATATTCAAGCTTGGCAAAAACCGATTCTGGAACGCGAAGATTTGCCAGATTGGTTCAAAATGGCGTTGTTTAATGAGCTTTACGCCCTAACAGGCGGCGGGACGCTCTGGAGTGGCGCAGATGAACGCGACCCCAAAGGTCAGTTTGCGGTGCTTGAATGTATCGATTATCGCTGGTATGAAAGCTTGGATGTGCGGCTATACGGCTCGTTTGCGTTGCTGATGCTATGGCCAGAGTTAGAAAAATCTGTGCTGCAAGCGTTTGCCCGCGCGATTCCTGCCGGCGACGATACCCCGCGCATTATTGGCTATAACCAAGCGGCAGCAGTTCGTAAAATAGCCGGTGCTACCCCCCACGATCTCGGTGCACCGAATGAACATCCGTGGGAGCAAACGAATTATACGAGCTACCAAGACTGTAACCTGTGGAAAGATTTACCCTGCGATTTTGTCTTGCAGGTCTATCGGGATTTTCTACTTACAGGTGGCAGCGATATTGAATTTCTCACCGACTGCTGGCCGGCTGTGGTTGAAACTCTCGCCTATCTTAAGACGTTTGATAAGGACGGCGATGGCATTCCAGAAAATGCCGGTGCGCCGGATCAGACGTTTGATGATTGGCAGTTGCAAGGTGTTAGCGCTTACTGCGGCGGTTTGTGGTTAGCGGCCCTTGAGGCAGCCATTGCAATTGGCAAAGTTCTGATGAATCAACCTTTATCGCCAACTCCTCAAGAAACCGTTGCCACTTATCAAAGTTGGCTCGCTCAAGCCAAACCGATCTACCAAGAAAAACTCTGGAATGGCGAGTATTATCGGATCGACAGTGAAAGCGGTTCCCAGGTGGTGATGGCAGACCAATTGTGTGGCCAGTTTTACGCTCAATTGTTGGGACTGCCAGATATTGTGCCCCGTGATTGCGCCCTCACTGCCTTAAGAACGGTTTATGACGCCTGCTTTCTCAAGTTCCACGATGGCAAAATTGGGGCAGCAAATGGGGTGCTGCCTGATGGATCGCCGGTGAACCCCAAAGCCACTCATCCATTGGAAGTGTGGACCGGCATTAACTTTGGCATTGCAGCGTTTCTGGTGCAAATGGGAATGAAAGAGGAGGCATTTGCCCTCAGCGAAGCCGTGGTGCGGCAAATTTATGACAACGGGTTGCAATTTCGCACGCCTGAAGCGATCACTGCCGTTGGGACGTTCCGCGCTAGCCATTATCTCCGTGCTATGGCGATTTGGTCTATTTATGGGGTGATGACAAACTTTGGGAGTTCTCACTAAAAAGTTTGCTGTAAACAGTGCAAATTCGGTTAATTCCTTAATTATTTAGTGCAGTGATGAAAGCTGAAAACCTTTAATTAAGGGGGGTTCAGCTTTTAATTTTTTATGCAAATTTAGAATTGATGAGCCGGCTTCAGTAATCTTTTTTCTTTAACAGGCGTTTCTAAAATCTGCCTCAGAGAAGCTGTGATCCGTATTAACCCTTATATGAAGATTCTCTTAAAATTTAATTAAATAATGTTTAAGGTTTAATTAAATACTGCTGAGCTTAAAGTGATAATCTCCAGAAACATTTTTCCCCTAACGCTTTAAGCCTGGAATTGCGTTTTAAAAGCTATGGTTGATCGCTGCTTCGATCAAGCGATTCGCTTAGTTTAAAGATATTATGTGTAAAATCGAGAGAAATTAAAGTTTCAGTAAAATTCTCAAGCTATCTCAAGTTCGTGCTTGAGACGCCCTAAGCTTGAAGCAAGATCAATCAATCTGCTCAATCAGGATTGCGCTTGCGTGTCCTAGATTTGGTAATTAAAGCTTAAAAGGCTCTAGGTGAGGCACACTTGAGATAAATTACACTAGCCGGTGCAACGCTTAATCGCGGTTTGGAAGCCGGCTCAGAGGGTAAATAGAGCTGTCTGGGGTTTGCCGTACTCACCGCAGCACTGATGAAGGCTTTGTATGTCCTTCCAAGCGAGCGAGTCTGTATAAGGGGGTTATTGCTGAGTACGACTTTATACAAGCTTTAAAATCTTAAGGCACAAGCCAAGTCAAGCCACACAAGTTTAAAGAATCAGTAAACTTCACCTTTTACCCTTGCCATTCCTACTAAATATCTGCGTAAATTTAACAGTAGTGGATCTACATAAAACCTTCCTGATATGACGGTGCATTTACCAAAGGCTCTCAGTAGGATTTCAAGTTTACTTCGTTTGGCCGTACTAGAGCGTGATATCGGCAAGGCACTCAGTCAGTTTTCCGAGCAAATGTATCAAGGACAACAGCTTTTTCTGAGCAAGCGGGCATCAATATTGTAAATCTCATAGTCCACCGCCTTGCTGATATCCTAGCGAAATCTCTCAAGCAGCAGCAACCGAGTTGCAATCATTAGATAAAACTCAATTAAACTTACCTATCAGGAGCCACAATCATGTATCAACCATCTTCTTATTCAAATTCTAAAATTAATCGGACAATGAGTGCTGAGCAATTGGAAGAGATTATTGATTCCATCTTAGCCGGCAAGTATTCTTGGGCCTGTGTGTTACTGCTGCGCTTTGCCGGTTATAATCCTCTCCACTACATCCCTTACAGAACTTACAACCGGCTGGTAAAGGACAATTCCTCCGTTAGCAGAAACGGTGACAGCAACGTCGCTTCAATTGATGCCGGTTCTAGAAGCACAGCAACCTGTGCCGCAATATCCTCTTCACGCAAAGCCAAAGTTGACTACCTAGAAGTGGTTAGCTCACAACCCGCTCAAGTTTGCAATACCCATTTAGATGCCGGCTGATTCACTACGAAATTAAAAATATTAAAGCTTGAGGGTTTCAATTGGCTCAACCCATTCTCATGCCCACTTCCCACAGGCGCTTTTCCAAAAAGCGTCTCTATTTTTTTGCAAGTATTTTTTAATAAGCTTTTTTTTGAATATCGCGGTTTTTAATCGTATTAGAGAAAAATATTAGATTCCCACCCCAAAACAAGTAGGGAGCGAAATCTTAACCAGCAGCATCCCATTTCTGCCAATTTGTCGTGCCGACACCTTACCCTCATGGGCGGGAGCATCTTGCTCCCCCGAACAATATTTCGGCAAATCTGGGATGCACCCAGTATATAAACTGCTAGGCATTTAATTTTTCTGCCCGGATTGAGAGAGAGAGGGTGCAGAGGCAAAGGGGAAATTTTGTTCAGGGAAGGATGCCATTTGCTCAACTTCTAGCTTTTTGTGGAAGTTGAGAATTTTGCTGTAGTTTAAGTGACTTTATAGATTTAATAATCATAAAGAATTAA
This genomic window from Microcoleus sp. FACHB-672 contains:
- a CDS encoding radical SAM protein; the protein is MNPLTLSKLAVKHTQNAVAESVYRNTGYDTTKPVTFYGIINEHCNVKCRQCEYWRLKNYKNEMSIEEWKNALLSIKAFVGEFSINFSGGEPFIKKGFIDLLAFCGENGIHSGVTTNGSCMTKENAEKTVAARPFNVNFSVDGPNAELHDYLRGYPGLFAKLSNGIKYLREECDKQGVKFPITVKPTINKLNFRLLPDIVEWAEKMGVTTVNFQPVNRWTQETYEELWVEQEDQEEFAKVIERLIEMKKNGAPIMNSDEILRLMLPHFREEKAPAENMPCRVGLRNYWIETDGNVKLCNDYPVIGNVKNESAKEIWYGEKAQNIRQQTLACGKLCLITCVSQKTLMDKVKMGLKLLHN
- the nblS gene encoding two-component system sensor histidine kinase NblS → MLAQLKRIREIIDRWWSEFTLRTRLMAAATLVFSLVMSGLTFWAVNTIQHDARLNDTRFGSDLGLLLAANVAPLIAENNRTEVAKFSHRFYSSTSSVRYMLYADDEGNIFLGIPFSETEVQNSLTIRRRIQLPENYATNSERPLVRQHRTPDGEVTDIFVPLTHEGNYLGVLAIGINPNPTLARYSNLTRDFTIAVFVSIWVMVILGAVFNALTITKPIKELLKGVTNITAGNFKQRIDLPLGGELGELIVSFNEMAERLERYEEQNIEELTAEKAKLETLVSTIADGAVLLDTNLQVILVNPTARRIFGWEGQNLAGENILHHLPMSVQVELTRPLYKIVRGEREGAEFRITLSEPTERTVRILLTTVLDQYRESIKGIAMTVQDITREVELNEAKSQFISNVSHELRTPLFNIKSFIETLHEFGEDLSEEQRREFLETANNETDRLTRLVNDVLDLSRLESCRIYHLEAVDIAQPVEQTLRTYQLNARDKGIELIQEIQPDLPQVLGHYDLLLQVFANLVGNALKFTETGGRVAIRAYVLDGPSPNAHFLPAADEEHKTNDKAQIVRIEISDTGIGIDPEDQEAIFDRFFRVENRVHTLEGTGLGLSIVRNIIDKHHTTVNLVSEVGVGTTFWFDLNVFQEAAAPVEKVRVEPASEVDANSAIARVL
- a CDS encoding zinc ribbon domain-containing protein, which codes for MLCPRCHQSVEAQAVACPNCRTPLKAYGHPGIPLYRAGKDEFLCDSCIYHDDDTCTFPQRPYAKTCTLYHDRSMPLEMPVNRYAGSQQGSVTAWLQRNSAWLLLLALGIVSLALALARR
- a CDS encoding phasin family protein, whose protein sequence is MNSNDLLKQLLMIGIGTTSLVTEKIREVSEEWVKDGKLNSDQAKKFADDLMQQLKSDPGNWEVQMQRQLRNALQDLGVPRQSEMDELRGRLDRLERQVRDLENKLWR
- a CDS encoding ABC transporter ATP-binding protein, yielding MSAGAEGAAGNMAITVRHLCFKWPKGEEVLKTCSLDVPKGEFWMLLGTNGSGKSTLLRLLAGLLLPQTGKIGIAGPVGFVFQNPDHQLVMPSVGADVAFGLVEEKLSLEQIQRRVAEALTAVNLQMLQRRPIYALSGGQKQRVAIAGAIARHCEVLLLDEPTALLDPDSQLDLVAQVRALVKSRGLTALWVTHRLDELNYCDGAFLLENGQVVDRGDPGRLKQRLMQTQIEEA
- a CDS encoding serine/threonine-protein kinase — its product is MSSTLIGNRYRILRSLATGGFGETFLAEDTHTPSARRCVIKQLKPIINDPQMYQLVQERFKREAAILETLGEGNNQIPRLYAYFEEAGKFFLVQEFIEGQTLTQKVAAEGRVNENAVREILVKILPVLDYVHRNRMVHRDIKPDNIIMRQRDGLPVLIDFGAVKESMATALNTQGNPTQSVVVGTPGFMPSEQAAGRPTYSSDLYSLGLTGIYLLTGKTPQQLQSDPQTGEIIWRHNAPNISPALATVLDKAIHSHSSQRYTTAQEMQAALQAAPESALSSSETVAVSPGGVVRPPAPRPAASNNAWLKALIIGGLLGTSVAVAIALIRNALRSPAPNDPVAQQSRPASVPNPPAPVATRSPTPVPTRSVPSPTQSVPPASVTPTPADSPSVPPAAEQPDPEPSEFPTAAPSASPTPVEQIPAPAPSRPPAATPPRAENPTNIAAGDVRVPGFSPGTPERAVTQTFGTPTRVATGYWPNTESVLYELEPNQIGLGFIVDRDSRRLRQTEVSFAQSIPPEQMLATLNGMTGGRASEDVQQALQRVQQRQWSQYSFASGGLEGVIQRNESDRIYIAVWEEDLH